One region of Ignavibacteriales bacterium genomic DNA includes:
- the dnaN gene encoding DNA polymerase III subunit beta, which translates to MEFKVNSKSLEKLLTKIIPAVPSRTPMPILENFLFDLKDGLLAIIATDLEIALKSSLNVVSEENIKIVIPARLLYDIVRSLKETTIHFEVTPAGKINLKTENGYYTISYLLPEEFPDIPTFPENVTEKESLGEVIISGSDLKKAIEQTAFAMSKEDMRPAMMGTLFEFIEEGVRIVATDGHRLVNLLKKNVKTELTEQYIIPERAISVLIKILEEKDVRMLLSKTHISFKVGDIEFITRLIGQKYPDYNSVIPFENENKLKIKTEEIHSTIKRMLLFSPTTSRKVKFTITENNVEVSAEDLDQGSFAKENILCEYAGEPMEIGFNSTYVNDMLGHLQGEEEIIFKLHSPTKAVIVEPVKTKEDEELVMLLMPVRLNS; encoded by the coding sequence ATGGAATTTAAGGTTAACAGTAAGTCTCTTGAAAAACTTCTAACTAAAATTATTCCTGCTGTTCCTTCTCGTACACCAATGCCGATTTTAGAGAATTTTTTGTTCGATTTGAAAGATGGATTACTTGCCATTATAGCTACTGATCTAGAAATAGCTCTTAAGTCTTCGCTTAATGTAGTTTCCGAAGAAAATATTAAAATTGTAATACCAGCAAGATTACTTTATGATATTGTTCGTTCGTTAAAAGAAACTACAATTCATTTTGAAGTTACACCAGCAGGCAAAATTAATCTTAAAACAGAAAATGGTTATTACACAATAAGCTATTTATTACCCGAAGAATTTCCGGACATACCTACCTTTCCAGAAAATGTAACCGAAAAAGAATCTTTAGGAGAAGTAATTATTAGTGGTAGTGATCTTAAAAAAGCGATAGAGCAAACTGCTTTTGCAATGAGTAAAGAAGATATGCGCCCTGCTATGATGGGTACACTGTTCGAGTTTATTGAAGAAGGTGTGCGAATAGTTGCCACTGATGGACACAGATTAGTTAATTTGCTAAAGAAAAATGTTAAAACAGAATTAACAGAACAATATATTATTCCGGAAAGAGCAATCTCCGTACTAATAAAAATATTGGAAGAGAAAGATGTTAGAATGCTGCTTAGCAAAACACATATTTCATTTAAAGTTGGTGATATTGAATTTATAACAAGATTAATCGGTCAGAAATATCCAGACTATAACAGCGTAATTCCATTTGAAAATGAAAACAAATTAAAAATTAAAACTGAAGAAATACATTCCACAATTAAAAGAATGCTTTTATTTTCTCCAACTACTTCACGTAAAGTTAAATTTACAATTACCGAAAATAATGTTGAAGTTTCTGCAGAAGATTTAGATCAGGGTTCGTTCGCTAAAGAAAATATCTTATGCGAATACGCCGGTGAACCAATGGAGATTGGATTCAATTCAACTTATGTTAACGATATGCTTGGGCATCTACAAGGTGAAGAGGAAATAATTTTCAAACTTCACTCCCCAACTAAAGCAGTAATTGTTGAACCAGTTAAAACAAAAGAAGATGAAGAGTTGGTGATGCTATTAATGCCAGTCCGTTTAAATAGTTAA